CATAGGATTCGTACTTTGTTCAGGTGCCCCAGCCATTTCATGACATCCTTATCACTGCGTCAAAATCGCTTTAATCCACGCGAAAACACAAGTTCTAACGCACTTTATCTGGCGATAACGCTATTCTATTGTCCTTATAGCTGCTTCTATTATTACCGGGGAATATAATCAATAGTAAGCTACGTGTAAGGTACATTAGATTTTAACAAAAAACGAAAAAATGGTATGGCTCCAGCTACTCATGCTGCCATCCAACTCATCAGGGTGCGCGCAAAACAGAATACGATCCGCTTCATTGTTGGGTATGAAGGGCTGCTGATCATCTAACTCTACCGTGTAAACAGCCGCATATTCATACGCGTTCCGCTCAGATAAATGCACTTTCAGGACGCCCAGGCAGGACGCTGTCTTTGCGATCTGGCTGGATTCTTCTTGCAATTCGCGCAGGGCACAATCAAGCGGTGTTTCGCCCGGCTCAATGCCCCCGCCGGGTAGTTCCCACCATTTGCGATTGCGGTTATAGATGAATAGATACTTGCCATGGTAGGTCGCAATCACCTGCGTAAAGATGAGCGGCACATCCTGGTCTTCTACCGGGATGATGGGTTCCGCCATGGGGAGGATATGAAGGAGCTTA
The Phototrophicus methaneseepsis DNA segment above includes these coding regions:
- a CDS encoding NUDIX hydrolase, translated to MIVEDRYPQNKLLHILPMAEPIIPVEDQDVPLIFTQVIATYHGKYLFIYNRNRKWWELPGGGIEPGETPLDCALRELQEESSQIAKTASCLGVLKVHLSERNAYEYAAVYTVELDDQQPFIPNNEADRILFCAHPDELDGSMSSWSHTIFSFFVKI